TTTTAAATTACAGTGGTAAGAGAATACTCGGTAGCCTTGTTTAAAACGCCATAGACCTATGGCAAATAAAGCGACAGCGATGCCATGCGCGATAGCGGGCGATACTAAAAATGTATTTGGACAGGAAAAAAGCAGTAAAATAATAATTAATATAGCTAAGGTGCTGCACCACTCCAAGGGAGGACGCAATAAAGCTTCTAGCGGTTTATGCATAGACATCAGTGACCCTCCAGTGTATGAATCAGGGTCAGGAATAGATTTTCACAGACAACCAGCTCAAATATCACTAGCCAAAGGGTTATTTTTAGGCGCTGATTGAGCCAAAACATAGTTTTTTCTGGCTTCCAATAATGTTGTTTAGCCCGGTAACGAATAAAACGCGGCCAAGTACAGAAAATAGTCAAAATCAGTAGCCAACGCAAGCAAATGAAAAATAGTTTATTTTGTGAGATAATTTGGTTTAAATTCTGTAGATAGTGAGGGTGGCTGATACTGATCCAAACGAATGGAGCAATAGCCAGCAACATTATTACCAACCAGAAGAAAAATCGCGAAAAGCTTTTTTTAAAAACTGTAAATAAGTACATTTTGTTCTCCATGAGGAAATTCATCATGAAAAAGGAAGCTACCAAAACTCAACGTTCTGAAGCTGTTATGTTTCTATTAATCATCCTGAAAATATTGGCTGCCGTTATTACTGTGGTATTGGGAAGCCTTAGCAATCAACGTGTGTCGAAACCCAAAACCAGCTATGATCGCTTGATGGATCTTGCAAAAATTGATCCTAATGTAATAAACCAAAATCGATCAGAGAATCACTAGTTCTTCTTTTCATTAAACGGATTTACTTTATTCCACACAAATTTTCCGCCATCTTTTATCAATTTAGCGCCCTTCATGGCAGAGTCTTCGGCAGGTTTCATTAGGCCGTCAAAAGCAACTGTCACTAAATTGCCAACAGCAACCCCCATACTCCCCATAAAACTAAACCAGAAAAGCGGAGCAATAATGATTAACGTTCCAGTAATCATATCTACTAAAGAAGCATTAGGAGACTGATGCGAAAACCAACTATCCCCATACAGTGCATTCATCAATGCTGTATCTGTCCAACTCACCAAATGCCAAATAAAACTCCAGAAGATCAGTGAAAAAATTATCACCGCTCCCGAAATAAAACTCCCAGGCTTATACCCAGTAAATACCAAAGCTAACGGCAAAAACGCATACACCATTAACAACAATAAAGCCTGAATAATCGGAGCTGCCTGCGCTGCTGCATACAATTTAGGGTAAGTATCCAATTGCTGAAACCACTCACCCAATCCAGCAGCTAAATGAGAATACCCAATATCACCTACGGTATCGTTGGCTTTGTCATATCCTGTGTTGTTAAACAAAATTTGCTTTAATACATCATCTTTAGTTTTGTCACTAACCAATTCTGGAGCAAAATCTGACCAATATTTCGCACTCATAAGATTGATTAAGCGCAGTCTCAATCCATTTTGAGGATCATTCCACCATTGGTCGCAAGTCGGTGTGCCATATGCAGGAGGATTATCTTCATTGGTATCAGCATTAATGTCTTGATTGGCATCATAGGCAAATCCCGGCACCGGTTGGGATGCTTTGAGATTTTGATAGTACGTCTGGTCAAATCCATGTGAACCTGCCCATTCTGTATCATCGCTGCCGTATGTGGATTGATTGGAGTTAATGACTGAAATTGTGTCAGCATTCGTATGCGTGTCTGCTAAATATTGCGTGCGCGCTGGAATAAAGCAGTCTTGCTCAAATTGTGCGACTTCATGTTTTAACTGGGGATCGGTTATTCGCGCCATATCGGCTTGGGTCACCATACTGCGTAAATCAGGCACACAGGAAACTATGGTATTGGCACCAGAAGTGATTCCTTCCGATAGCGCTACCACGGCGTACCACCATATCGGCACGCGTATTTCTTCTGTTGGCACAGAAAATGCAGAATCGTAAGTCGTGCCGGTATTACCAGGATGCACAGTTTCATTTTGACCATCGACAGGACAAAGCGGTGTATAAGATACTAAAGATGGATTTAGTAAAAACGCAGGGGAAACCCCGAAGAAAATAAATAACAATGTGCCAATAAAATCCACTTCCATCCGCCGAAGTGAGGTACTACCCGCATCTTTAGTTTCTTGAGAGGTATAAGGCTGCGCCATATTTCTAAGTAATATGCCGATAAACGGTAAATACGCCAAACCCGATTGCGATAATAAATCCCATATCTGATCGTATAAATTCCAGCCTAACAGCATAGTGTAAAGTTCAGGATAAGATTGCACACCGATACTCATGGTTTAACTCCTGACTTACTTGGGATTGCTGCATTTTCTATCACAGTTTGTGGTTGATTGACTTTACCAACATCAAAAGCTTGTTGTTGTTGAGAGTTAGCGTAATTGACAAGATTAGATAAGGTATCGGACATCATTTGTCTGCGTACTTGTGCTGAAAAAGTAATGGACTGAATGTTTTTATCTAAGTTGGCACTGGCCTGTTTTAATAATTTTTGTGCGGGTTCGTTAGTAGCAACGACTGGCACCTGGCTTCCAGTTTGTAGTAAATCTCTTGCCGTAAGTGCCTTATCCATCAGACGTTGCGCAGCTACTTCTTGTGCTAATTTATTGACAAAGATTCCTTGTTGGCTGGAATCCATGCCTTTTAATGTGGTAATAATTTGTGGACTGATGACTAAGTTATCTGCGGAAACAGCAGTTAGGTTATCTTTAGTAGCAGCAGTGGTGCCTGTTACTAAATTCTGTAATTTGCTGCGCAAGGTATCAACGCAGTCATTGTTATTTTGTCCATTGCAGACTGTAGCCCATGGTAATAATCCTCTACCGGCCAAGCCACTTTGAGCACTTTTGCAGCTGTTATCATTGCAGGTGGTAACAACTTGATCTCCCAATACATTAGTAATCCAATTGACTGCATCCTGCGGTGAAGCAAACTGATTAGCCAAACCACTGTTAGCAGGCGCTGCCGCGTCCGATGTGAGATCTCGGTTCAGCATGGCGTTGTACCCGGCTTTTACAGTATCAGCGATAACATGGATGGGAGGTTGCGATTGACCACCTGCACGCAAAGTGCCATCGCTGGCACTTTTTCCTTGTACCCAGGCCACACCATCATCACCAGCATGTTCGGTAATATCAGAATTGGCGGTGTTAATGTCTTCATCGCCTGTGGCGGTTAGAGATAGATGTTGTTTCCACATATCTCCGATGGAGAGAGTGCCCCAATCTTGATAGGGGTTTTTACCTTGAGCAATCTGATTTTTTACTGCTTGACAGGATTTCAATGAGGCATCAATTTGGGTATGGGCACTGACTAGTGCATTATTCAATAGATTATAGAGCGTCGGATTAGCCTGGGCTAAAAAGTACATGGGCATCTCAGCGATACTGCCGGTCGCGCTGCTAATCAAACTTTGTTCTAAATTATTGACGTTGTCTTGTAAATTATTCAGGGTATTTTGGATTGACAATGCTGGATTGAACATGCCGCATTGATTGCCCAATCCTAAATCGGCTCCTGCCATTAAGTTGATAGTAGACGTATCTAATACCGGTGGTAACGCATAATCACTGCCGCCACCAATTTTGTAATACAACACATTATTGTTGTTGCCTGTTGGAATAATAGGAGAGGCAAAAACAGAGGTGGTGAGTGACAAATACAAACCTATCAGAATGAGTTTGTACCCGTTTTTAAAATTAAGGGTTGTCATCATAAATTTTTCCTCAGTTCACCACGATCTTGCCAATATATTTCCCATCAGTTTGAATACAGCCTTGATAATGCCGCCACAAAACCCAGACGTAGCCACCGTGAGTGTTTTGTTCAAAATTTTCACCATAGTTACTGGATTTACCAAATACTTGGCAGCTAGATTGCTGAATGGGATATACCAATTGAAATTGTGTGTTATCACTGTCTTCTTGAATGACTGCTGCATCGCATTCCTGGCCACAATGGGTGGGAAGCGATTGATAAACATGTGCCCAAGAATTTTGTGCTGTGAGTAAATTACTGGCGCGTTGGACTATGACAGCAGCAGCTTTGGCATCGTTAGTAGTTTCAACTTTGCCTTCAAAGGGGAAAGCACCACCCCAGTTAATGGCGCTGGCATTACTGCCAACATAATGAGTCGTATCCTCAATCACAGCATCGGCTTGTTCTGGTTCTGCCTGTGGGGAAAACCCACGCCAAAGGGCGCTATCAAGCATCGATTGAAAATAGGGTTTTAACGGGATGGCAGTCGAAGGTAATAATGCAGGTGTGCTAGGCAACACGGTTAATGCAGGATTTCCAATCACATCCACTTCTTTAAAATACACATTTTGTTGTAAGGGGTTTTCAAATCCATGTTGGCCACCGCCGGCTTTGGTGTGCGCTATGGCTGAAATAATTTCTTTTTCTGCAATTTCTCCCGCCTGGTCTAATGTTTCATTAATTTCTAACCAGGGATTACCGCCATTTTTATCGGTGGGTGGATTAAAACTACTGACGACCAGATCAGGTAAAAAGTGTGCGACATAAGGTGTGGTGACCGTAATGCCTGTATCCGTTAACCAGTAACAGACGCCTTTTACTTGGTAATGCAAGCATTGTGGCAATGCAGCCAAAGTGCTTTCTGTGATTAACACCGTGTTCGTACTGCCTGCCAAAGCATTCATTGAACTAAGTAAGATGAGTGAGAGCCAAAGAGATCTAAACATCATGATAGACCTCCAGCGTTTGTGACATCCTCTGTTCTGCTTGATACTGTATGACTTCAAGCTCAGTTAAGTTTAAGTCTTGCATTAACTGCCGGCGTTGGTGTTTTTCATATTGCTCGGTGGCTGCCATAACCAAATAGAGTGGTGGCGGTACATTGCGAAACAGCCCTTGCATTTTCGGGCTTAACAAAACCCCTTCGGTATATTTGCCCTTTTCTTTGCGCGCCGATAAAAACAGTGTGCGTTGTTCTGGTGTCAACACCTTAAAAAGTTCTATTTGATTGATTTCATCAGGAGGAACGGCCAAACACATCCAGGTTTCAAACATCGGTAGCATTTTGCGCGCTTCTTCAGCAAAATCTTTGACGTTTTGTGTGGCTATCCAGATCCACCAACCTAACTTACGACCCATCTTTGTTCCACGTGTTTCCAAAGCGGCCAGTAACGGCAATTTGCTGAAGATGTGGTTTTCATCCAAGACTGAAATTAAT
The genomic region above belongs to Gammaproteobacteria bacterium and contains:
- a CDS encoding conjugal transfer protein TraG N-terminal domain-containing protein, which encodes MSIGVQSYPELYTMLLGWNLYDQIWDLLSQSGLAYLPFIGILLRNMAQPYTSQETKDAGSTSLRRMEVDFIGTLLFIFFGVSPAFLLNPSLVSYTPLCPVDGQNETVHPGNTGTTYDSAFSVPTEEIRVPIWWYAVVALSEGITSGANTIVSCVPDLRSMVTQADMARITDPQLKHEVAQFEQDCFIPARTQYLADTHTNADTISVINSNQSTYGSDDTEWAGSHGFDQTYYQNLKASQPVPGFAYDANQDINADTNEDNPPAYGTPTCDQWWNDPQNGLRLRLINLMSAKYWSDFAPELVSDKTKDDVLKQILFNNTGYDKANDTVGDIGYSHLAAGLGEWFQQLDTYPKLYAAAQAAPIIQALLLLMVYAFLPLALVFTGYKPGSFISGAVIIFSLIFWSFIWHLVSWTDTALMNALYGDSWFSHQSPNASLVDMITGTLIIIAPLFWFSFMGSMGVAVGNLVTVAFDGLMKPAEDSAMKGAKLIKDGGKFVWNKVNPFNEKKN
- a CDS encoding integrating conjugative element protein, producing the protein MMTTLNFKNGYKLILIGLYLSLTTSVFASPIIPTGNNNNVLYYKIGGGSDYALPPVLDTSTINLMAGADLGLGNQCGMFNPALSIQNTLNNLQDNVNNLEQSLISSATGSIAEMPMYFLAQANPTLYNLLNNALVSAHTQIDASLKSCQAVKNQIAQGKNPYQDWGTLSIGDMWKQHLSLTATGDEDINTANSDITEHAGDDGVAWVQGKSASDGTLRAGGQSQPPIHVIADTVKAGYNAMLNRDLTSDAAAPANSGLANQFASPQDAVNWITNVLGDQVVTTCNDNSCKSAQSGLAGRGLLPWATVCNGQNNNDCVDTLRSKLQNLVTGTTAATKDNLTAVSADNLVISPQIITTLKGMDSSQQGIFVNKLAQEVAAQRLMDKALTARDLLQTGSQVPVVATNEPAQKLLKQASANLDKNIQSITFSAQVRRQMMSDTLSNLVNYANSQQQQAFDVGKVNQPQTVIENAAIPSKSGVKP
- a CDS encoding TIGR03756 family integrating conjugative element protein, which produces MMFRSLWLSLILLSSMNALAGSTNTVLITESTLAALPQCLHYQVKGVCYWLTDTGITVTTPYVAHFLPDLVVSSFNPPTDKNGGNPWLEINETLDQAGEIAEKEIISAIAHTKAGGGQHGFENPLQQNVYFKEVDVIGNPALTVLPSTPALLPSTAIPLKPYFQSMLDSALWRGFSPQAEPEQADAVIEDTTHYVGSNASAINWGGAFPFEGKVETTNDAKAAAVIVQRASNLLTAQNSWAHVYQSLPTHCGQECDAAVIQEDSDNTQFQLVYPIQQSSCQVFGKSSNYGENFEQNTHGGYVWVLWRHYQGCIQTDGKYIGKIVVN